A stretch of Orientia tsutsugamushi DNA encodes these proteins:
- the dnaJ gene encoding molecular chaperone DnaJ — translation MSELDYYQVLGVSRTASQEEIKRAYRKLVLKYHPDHNPGDKNAEQKIKNINEAYDTLKDEKKRSTYDQLGHQAFKNSGGGNYQQHHGFTGGIDPNDIFENIFGDFMGARRSSKTAFSKKAGANLKYDISLTLEEAFYGVTKIISFKTALTCEACTGKGSLDNNSTSSCPTCRGSGVTRSQQGFFFFENTCQTCRGAGHVIKNPCTKCYGEGRYINTRNLEVKIPAGVKEGSRIKLTGEGEAGSRGGKTGDLYVCITLIPHNTFSVDGNDLHCQLDINCTTAALGGEVEVTDITGSKLKLKIPAGTQNNHKLKLSGKGMQILHSDRCGNMIVHVNIKVPKSLTKSQRELMIKLDKELNEASEEGFLSKVRNFWTSGSE, via the coding sequence ATGTCTGAATTAGATTATTATCAAGTTCTAGGAGTGTCTAGAACTGCTTCTCAGGAGGAGATAAAAAGGGCTTATCGTAAGCTGGTTCTCAAGTATCATCCTGATCATAATCCTGGGGACAAAAATGCTGAACAAAAGATTAAGAATATTAATGAAGCATATGATACACTAAAAGATGAGAAAAAAAGAAGTACATATGATCAATTAGGTCACCAAGCATTTAAAAACAGTGGTGGTGGAAATTACCAGCAGCATCATGGATTTACTGGAGGAATTGATCCAAATGATATTTTTGAAAATATTTTTGGTGATTTCATGGGGGCAAGACGTTCATCAAAAACTGCTTTTTCTAAAAAAGCTGGAGCTAATTTAAAATATGATATTTCTTTAACTTTAGAAGAAGCATTTTATGGAGTTACTAAAATTATAAGTTTTAAAACAGCGCTGACATGTGAAGCTTGTACTGGAAAAGGTAGTTTAGATAACAATAGCACATCAAGTTGTCCTACATGTCGAGGAAGTGGAGTAACTAGATCTCAACAAGGTTTCTTTTTTTTTGAAAACACTTGTCAAACCTGTCGTGGAGCTGGGCACGTCATTAAAAACCCTTGTACAAAATGTTATGGTGAAGGCAGATATATTAATACAAGAAATCTTGAAGTTAAGATACCTGCAGGAGTAAAAGAAGGTAGTAGAATTAAACTTACTGGTGAAGGGGAAGCTGGAAGTAGAGGAGGTAAAACTGGTGATTTGTATGTTTGCATAACACTTATTCCTCATAATACTTTTTCTGTTGACGGTAATGATCTACATTGCCAGCTTGATATTAATTGCACTACAGCTGCATTAGGTGGCGAAGTAGAGGTTACAGATATAACAGGAAGCAAATTAAAACTTAAGATACCAGCTGGTACTCAAAATAATCATAAATTAAAACTTAGTGGTAAAGGAATGCAAATTTTGCATTCTGATCGCTGTGGAAATATGATTGTTCACGTTAATATCAAGGTACCAAAAAGTTTAACTAAATCTCAAAGAGAACTAATGATTAAATTAGATAAAGAGCTTAATGAAGCATCAGAAGAAGGGTTCTTAAGTAAAGTAAGAAATTTTTGGACTAGTGGTAGTGAATAA
- a CDS encoding ankyrin repeat domain-containing protein codes for MNRLNRLDELNQLANNNELTEINLQEFTEEINSSCDKSFHALHRSIIHGNLNIIKLLINKGVSPNIQVGGIHALHWAVITDELEIAEILIDAGADVNQQDCHKTTPLHLAIRNPDIVKLLIGKGANLNIQDNEKKTAYDLAAENNCIDAANIIREELTQSVIKTYEDRLILANELPSVALNLKESKLFGLNTYALEEILKYLNFNDLQSLIEACTVKLYTESNYNTDMPAMGGEFSIDDNNA; via the coding sequence ATGAACAGATTAAATCGACTTGATGAATTAAATCAACTTGCTAATAATAATGAATTAACAGAAATAAACTTGCAAGAATTTACAGAAGAAATTAACAGTTCTTGTGATAAAAGCTTTCATGCTTTACATCGGTCTATTATTCATGGTAATTTGAATATTATAAAGCTTCTTATAAATAAAGGTGTAAGTCCTAATATACAAGTAGGTGGAATACATGCTTTACATTGGGCTGTTATAACAGACGAATTAGAAATTGCAGAAATTCTTATTGATGCAGGCGCAGATGTTAATCAGCAAGATTGTCACAAAACGACTCCTTTACATTTAGCTATTCGGAATCCAGATATTGTTAAGCTTCTTATAGGTAAAGGTGCAAATCTTAATATTCAAGATAATGAAAAAAAAACTGCTTACGATTTAGCTGCGGAGAATAATTGCATAGATGCTGCAAATATAATTCGAGAAGAACTAACTCAAAGTGTAATTAAGACCTATGAAGATAGACTAATATTAGCAAATGAGTTACCATCAGTTGCTTTGAATTTAAAGGAAAGCAAGTTATTTGGATTAAATACCTATGCTTTAGAAGAAATATTAAAGTATCTTAATTTTAATGATCTACAATCATTAATAGAAGCTTGTACAGTCAAACTATATACAGAATCAAACTATAATACAGATATGCCAGCTATGGGAGGAGAATTTAGTATAGATGATAATAACGCATAG
- a CDS encoding HNH endonuclease: MDLIFDNITPIGGVLLVKPSKESIKSFKKRMLIEWKKCFSWNNVNVHHITPIRCGGTDHINNLCLLHENCHRQVHSNSVQLIAAVCKLLKPYAK, encoded by the coding sequence TTGGATTTAATATTCGACAATATAACACCAATAGGGGGAGTCCTACTAGTTAAACCATCTAAAGAGTCTATAAAATCGTTTAAAAAACGAATGTTAATAGAATGGAAAAAATGTTTCTCATGGAATAATGTTAATGTACATCATATAACTCCTATAAGATGTGGTGGCACTGACCATATTAACAATTTGTGCTTATTGCATGAAAACTGCCACCGGCAAGTACACAGTAATAGCGTACAACTTATTGCAGCTGTTTGTAAATTGCTTAAGCCGTATGCAAAGTAA
- a CDS encoding HD domain-containing protein, translating to MITYSTCYCKTPVSDFSQILLNKLILINQHTQGYINLYEVTKAIKYAKKYHGKQKRDTGEPYYIYPLEVACTVAEYSFETDTIITAILHDTIEDTTLTKEKIAKVFCVKIAEQVFDLTRIRNNKKISSREMIKILRQQNKKDLLLIKLCDRLHNIQTVFIKSDEKRQKIIIETEQEFIPLARHLKLSKIADKLSGYCLLNTYLE from the coding sequence ATGATAACATATTCAACATGTTACTGCAAAACGCCAGTTTCAGATTTTAGTCAAATTCTATTAAATAAGCTGATACTAATAAATCAACATACACAAGGATATATTAATCTTTATGAAGTTACAAAGGCAATAAAATATGCTAAAAAATATCATGGCAAGCAAAAGAGAGATACAGGAGAGCCATATTATATATATCCATTGGAAGTAGCCTGCACAGTAGCAGAATACAGCTTTGAAACTGATACGATTATTACAGCAATACTACATGATACCATCGAAGATACAACATTAACTAAAGAAAAAATTGCTAAGGTCTTTTGTGTAAAGATTGCAGAACAGGTTTTTGACCTTACCAGAATTAGGAATAATAAAAAAATCAGTTCTAGAGAAATGATTAAAATATTGCGTCAGCAAAACAAAAAAGATTTATTATTAATCAAATTATGCGACCGTTTACACAACATTCAAACCGTATTCATAAAATCTGATGAAAAAAGACAAAAAATCATCATTGAAACTGAACAAGAATTTATACCTCTTGCTCGACACCTTAAACTATCAAAGATTGCTGACAAGTTAAGTGGATACTGTTTACTTAATACTTATCTGGAATAA
- a CDS encoding Hsp20/alpha crystallin family protein encodes MSFLIRRNKVNNHSNTLRQDLNNVLSDFLNNFSSFQSSLFDEDRALLPRIDVFETDTEYHLEVELPGIKQEDVVLKIDNNILTVEGHKDDQLEEKEKFYYMRERYYGSFKRSISLPSNIDENNIDAKFSDGMLCIKISKREQDKARKIEIKG; translated from the coding sequence ATGAGTTTTTTAATACGTAGAAATAAGGTTAATAACCACAGTAATACACTAAGGCAAGATTTAAATAATGTGCTTAGTGATTTTCTAAACAACTTTAGTTCTTTCCAATCGTCATTATTTGATGAAGATAGAGCACTATTACCAAGAATAGATGTTTTTGAAACAGATACAGAATATCATTTAGAAGTTGAGTTGCCAGGTATTAAGCAGGAAGATGTTGTTTTAAAAATAGATAATAATATCTTGACTGTTGAAGGACATAAAGATGACCAATTAGAAGAAAAGGAGAAATTTTATTATATGCGTGAAAGGTATTACGGTTCGTTTAAAAGATCAATAAGTTTACCTTCAAATATAGATGAAAATAATATAGATGCAAAATTTAGTGATGGAATGCTGTGTATAAAAATCTCTAAAAGAGAGCAGGATAAAGCGCGAAAAATTGAAATAAAAGGTTAG
- a CDS encoding reverse transcriptase domain-containing protein: MQNANVTIETKDNFKKIYWHSIDWKEIIQKVNNLRRRIYSAFANGNTKLVGNLQRLMLRSRANRLLAIRRVTQINKGRKSPGIDKIVVNTDKERSLLIEKLADNNLSSVKPIKRVYIPKSNGKSRPLGLPTILDRCRQAVVKSALEPYLKAKFEGCSYGFRPGRSVHDAIQRISSIVRPGTTRNWILDADIKGAFDNIDHNFLLKIIGNFPARNWIQAWLKSGVMQDYQIIKTTAGTPQCGLISPLLLNITLHGMSDILNIIYNKCDHLHSKSEYALVRYADDFVICAKSESSCIRAKSIINDWLSIRGLELSKEKTRILHINAF, translated from the coding sequence ATGCAAAACGCAAATGTAACAATTGAGACTAAGGATAATTTCAAGAAAATCTATTGGCATTCAATAGATTGGAAAGAAATTATACAAAAGGTTAATAATCTTCGTAGACGTATTTATAGTGCATTCGCAAATGGTAATACGAAGTTAGTAGGTAACTTACAAAGATTGATGTTAAGATCAAGAGCAAATAGGTTACTTGCTATAAGACGTGTTACTCAAATCAACAAAGGACGAAAAAGTCCCGGAATTGATAAAATAGTTGTTAATACAGATAAAGAAAGGAGTCTGTTGATAGAAAAGTTAGCAGATAACAATCTATCATCTGTAAAACCGATTAAGCGTGTGTACATACCAAAAAGTAATGGCAAATCTAGACCTTTAGGCTTGCCAACTATTTTGGATAGGTGTAGACAGGCTGTTGTAAAATCAGCACTTGAACCATATTTGAAAGCTAAGTTTGAAGGTTGCAGCTATGGCTTTAGACCTGGACGTAGCGTTCACGATGCAATACAGAGAATATCTAGTATTGTTCGTCCTGGCACTACTAGGAATTGGATATTAGATGCTGACATCAAAGGTGCATTTGATAATATTGATCATAATTTTCTTTTGAAAATTATAGGAAATTTCCCTGCTCGTAATTGGATTCAAGCATGGCTTAAATCTGGTGTAATGCAGGATTATCAAATTATCAAAACAACAGCTGGTACTCCACAATGTGGATTAATTTCTCCATTACTTTTAAACATAACTCTTCATGGAATGAGTGATATACTTAATATTATTTATAATAAATGTGATCATCTTCATTCTAAATCCGAATATGCTTTAGTGAGATACGCTGATGATTTTGTAATTTGTGCTAAGTCAGAAAGCTCATGTATCAGAGCCAAAAGTATTATTAATGATTGGTTAAGTATTAGAGGCTTAGAATTGTCGAAGGAAAAAACCAGGATACTTCATATTAATGCTTTTTAA
- a CDS encoding tyrosine-type recombinase/integrase, translated as MLATLRTIFNKAIKWRLIENNPTLGIEPHKMQARERRLSYDEMSKFLHVLCGEATPLIRDFALLALYTGARKSNVLEMEWDNIDFKRKIWHIPKN; from the coding sequence TTGCTAGCAACCTTACGCACTATATTTAATAAGGCAATAAAATGGAGATTAATAGAAAACAATCCTACTCTAGGAATAGAGCCGCATAAAATGCAAGCAAGAGAAAGACGTCTAAGTTACGATGAAATGAGTAAATTTTTACACGTATTATGTGGAGAAGCAACTCCATTGATAAGAGATTTTGCATTACTAGCGTTATATACTGGAGCTAGAAAAAGTAATGTGTTGGAGATGGAATGGGACAATATAGATTTTAAAAGAAAAATATGGCATATACCAAAAAACTAA
- the dnaK gene encoding molecular chaperone DnaK, producing MSVKEVAIGIDLGTTNSCVSIMEGKKPKVIENAEGVRVTPSIVAFTANGEVLVGDSAKRQAIPNPKNTFFATKRLIGRTFDDPTVKKDQELVPYNIVRANNGDAWVEANGNKYSPSQIGAHILQKMKAAAERYLGKPVNKAVITVPAYFNDAQRQATKDAGQIAGLEVLRIVNEPTAAALAYGFDKAGGSKNVVVYDLGGGTFDVSVLNLEDGVVEVKATNGDTFLGGEDFDMRLLNYLVDEFKKSNGINLKNDPFALQRLKDEAEKVKKELSSTQQVEVNLPYITADASGPKHLNVKLTRAKLESLVGDLITKTIEPCRKALEDANLKASDIHEVILVGGMTRMPKVIETVKEFFGREPHKGVNPDEVVALGAAIQAGVLQGDVKDILLLDVTPLSLGIETLGGVFTKLIDRNTTIPTKKSQIFSTAEDNQSAVTVRVFQGERAMAADNKLLGQFNFEGIPPARRGEPKIEVTFDIDANGIVNVSAKDLATNKEQKVTIQASGGLSKDDIEKMVQEAEKYASEDRKRQEAIELKNKAESIIYTTEKGLKEYGDKLPESDRNNITTIMNELQQAIKADNLDEIKSKTEALTTASMKIGEIIYKQQAEQAATGNNNTHGSSADNSSNKDDKVVEAEYEDIDKK from the coding sequence ATGTCAGTAAAAGAAGTAGCTATAGGAATTGACTTAGGAACAACCAATTCCTGTGTGTCAATTATGGAAGGAAAAAAACCAAAAGTAATAGAAAATGCAGAGGGAGTTAGAGTTACACCATCTATAGTCGCATTTACCGCAAATGGAGAAGTTTTAGTAGGTGATAGTGCAAAAAGGCAAGCTATACCTAATCCTAAAAATACTTTCTTTGCTACTAAAAGATTAATTGGGCGTACTTTTGATGATCCAACAGTAAAAAAAGATCAAGAATTAGTACCGTACAATATTGTTAGAGCAAATAATGGTGATGCTTGGGTTGAAGCTAATGGCAACAAATATTCTCCTAGCCAAATTGGAGCCCATATTCTACAAAAAATGAAAGCTGCAGCAGAGCGTTATCTAGGCAAGCCTGTAAATAAAGCAGTCATTACTGTACCAGCTTACTTTAATGATGCTCAGCGCCAGGCAACTAAGGATGCTGGACAAATTGCAGGATTAGAAGTACTAAGAATAGTTAATGAACCAACAGCTGCTGCACTAGCTTATGGATTTGATAAAGCTGGTGGCAGTAAAAATGTTGTAGTATATGATCTAGGAGGTGGAACTTTTGATGTTTCAGTGTTAAACTTAGAAGATGGAGTAGTTGAAGTAAAAGCCACTAATGGTGATACATTTCTTGGTGGTGAAGATTTTGATATGCGATTACTAAATTACCTCGTAGATGAATTTAAAAAAAGCAATGGCATTAATCTAAAGAATGATCCGTTTGCTTTACAAAGATTAAAGGATGAAGCAGAAAAAGTTAAAAAAGAATTATCATCTACTCAGCAAGTGGAGGTAAATCTGCCTTATATTACTGCAGATGCAAGCGGCCCAAAGCATCTTAATGTTAAGCTAACTAGAGCTAAGCTAGAATCATTAGTAGGAGATTTGATAACTAAAACTATCGAGCCATGCCGTAAAGCTTTAGAAGATGCTAATTTAAAAGCTTCAGATATTCATGAAGTAATATTAGTTGGTGGTATGACTAGAATGCCAAAAGTAATTGAAACAGTAAAAGAATTTTTTGGTCGTGAGCCTCACAAAGGAGTAAACCCTGATGAAGTAGTAGCGCTTGGAGCTGCAATACAAGCAGGAGTATTACAAGGCGATGTTAAAGATATATTATTACTGGATGTTACACCACTATCTTTAGGAATTGAAACTTTGGGTGGAGTATTTACTAAATTAATTGATCGTAATACTACTATTCCAACCAAGAAAAGCCAAATTTTTTCGACAGCCGAGGATAATCAATCAGCTGTAACAGTAAGAGTATTTCAAGGTGAAAGAGCTATGGCAGCTGATAACAAATTACTAGGACAATTTAATTTTGAAGGCATTCCTCCAGCTAGACGTGGAGAACCTAAGATAGAAGTAACATTTGATATCGATGCTAATGGAATTGTGAATGTTTCAGCTAAAGATTTAGCAACAAATAAAGAGCAAAAAGTAACAATTCAGGCATCTGGTGGACTAAGTAAGGATGATATAGAAAAAATGGTTCAAGAAGCTGAAAAATATGCAAGCGAAGATCGCAAACGTCAAGAAGCTATCGAGCTAAAAAACAAAGCTGAGAGCATAATTTACACAACTGAAAAAGGTCTTAAAGAGTATGGCGACAAACTTCCTGAAAGTGATAGAAATAATATTACTACAATTATGAATGAACTGCAGCAAGCTATTAAAGCTGACAATTTAGATGAGATAAAATCTAAAACTGAAGCACTAACTACTGCTAGCATGAAGATTGGAGAAATAATATATAAGCAACAAGCTGAACAAGCTGCAACAGGCAACAACAATACACATGGAAGCTCAGCTGATAATAGCAGCAACAAAGATGATAAGGTTGTAGAAGCTGAATATGAAGATATTGATAAAAAGTAA
- a CDS encoding IS5 family transposase (programmed frameshift) gives MKLDQIKELKDEKFRRLTGVRKRTFSKMVDILRKADGLKKSKGGRKNKLNLEEQLLMVLEYLREYRTYFHIGQNYGISESSAYKAVKWVEDTLVKHPNFTLPYRKALMKSDMNYEVVLIDATESPIERPKKKQKFYYSGKKKRHTLKTQIVVDKKMRQVICTDFSNGKKHDFRLFKKSKILIHPKVKVITDTGYQGIQKIHNNSELPKKKSKKNPLTKNDKKNNHRLAGARVVNENVIGMLKRFKIIADKYRNRRKRFSLRFNLISGIYNFELP, from the exons ATGAAATTAGATCAGATTAAAGAGTTAAAGGATGAAAAATTTCGTCGATTAACAGGAGTAAGGAAGAGGACATTTTCAAAGATGGTGGATATTTTGAGGAAAGCTGATGGTCTTAAGAAATCAAAAGGTGGACGTAAAAATAAGCTCAATTTGGAGGAACAGTTGCTGATGGTGTTAGAATACCTTAGAGAATACCGTACTTATTTCCATATAGGTCAGAACTATGGAATTAGTGAAAGTTCAGCATATAAAGCTGTAAAATGGGTAGAAGACACCCTAGTTAAACACCCAAACTTTACTCTTCCATATCGTAAAGCTCTAATGAAGAGTGATATGAATTATGAAGTAGTCTTGATTGATGCTACTGAAAGTCCTATAGAAAGACCTA AAAAAAAACAAAAATTCTATTATTCAGGAAAGAAGAAAAGGCATACACTAAAAACTCAAATAGTGGTAGATAAGAAAATGCGCCAAGTAATATGTACAGATTTTTCTAACGGTAAAAAACATGACTTTAGATTATTTAAGAAATCCAAAATTCTTATCCATCCTAAGGTAAAAGTGATTACTGATACAGGATATCAAGGCATACAAAAAATTCACAATAATTCTGAATTACCAAAGAAAAAAAGCAAGAAAAATCCTTTAACTAAAAATGATAAAAAGAATAATCATAGGTTAGCAGGAGCAAGAGTTGTGAATGAAAACGTTATTGGTATGCTAAAACGCTTCAAAATTATTGCTGACAAATATCGAAATAGACGTAAAAGATTCTCTCTTAGATTTAATTTGATCTCTGGCATTTATAATTTTGAACTACCTTAA
- a CDS encoding ankyrin repeat domain-containing protein, translating into MPKSERRLHNDIKNAIKGKGIDKIQYLINKDSAIVNAKDKYGCYPLHVAAKYGKEDIANYLLDNGAEIDAKDSKGQTALHYAIKHFRIDAAKFLILHKADINAKDYDGYTPLHIVQSDWFICQDAIHFLLDSGANINEKDTQGNTILYHAIKNYNFENVYHYHIASEKEYKLSYQSYIADLLERNADVNDENNAGETPLRLAVNKNYAEIVEIMLKHCSMIKDDQNMPPIDSTKSRNLMTEYHDANTSYAEDCALIEKDKVVDDYSTIESSLSGRAQSNIKSDGGCNII; encoded by the coding sequence ATGCCTAAATCTGAGCGCAGATTACATAATGATATTAAAAATGCTATTAAAGGTAAAGGTATAGATAAAATACAGTATCTGATTAATAAAGATAGTGCTATTGTCAATGCCAAAGATAAATATGGCTGCTATCCTTTACATGTTGCTGCTAAATACGGCAAGGAGGATATTGCTAATTATTTATTGGATAATGGCGCTGAAATTGATGCAAAAGATAGTAAGGGTCAAACTGCTTTACATTATGCTATTAAGCATTTTAGGATTGATGCTGCAAAATTTTTGATATTACATAAAGCTGATATCAATGCGAAAGATTATGACGGTTATACTCCATTACACATTGTTCAGAGTGATTGGTTTATCTGCCAAGATGCTATACATTTTCTGCTTGATAGTGGTGCTAATATCAACGAAAAAGATACACAAGGTAACACTATTTTATATCATGCTATTAAAAATTACAACTTTGAGAATGTATATCACTATCACATAGCATCAGAAAAAGAGTATAAGTTGTCCTATCAATCTTATATAGCAGATCTACTTGAACGTAATGCGGATGTCAATGATGAAAATAATGCAGGTGAGACTCCTTTACGTTTAGCTGTAAATAAAAACTATGCAGAAATTGTAGAAATTATGCTTAAACACTGTTCTATGATAAAAGATGATCAAAATATGCCTCCTATTGATTCTACTAAAAGCAGAAATTTGATGACAGAATATCATGATGCTAATACCAGCTATGCTGAAGACTGTGCTCTCATAGAAAAAGATAAAGTTGTTGATGATTATTCAACAATAGAATCCAGTTTATCTGGAAGAGCTCAGAGTAATATAAAAAGCGACGGTGGTTGCAATATTATTTAG
- a CDS encoding enoyl-ACP reductase — MPGNNIQKNLALLTGKKGVILGVANSMSIAWKIAELCHTNGAEIAITYQDDKLKTRIEPLVEATKCSMFQCNVKKTASIDELFDNLANNCGKLDFLVHSIAYTDKEALKGQYINTSQENFLNTLDISCYSFTYLSKKAAKLMKNGGDILTLTYYGAQKVIPSYNVMGVAKAALEASVRYIAADLGPQNIRVNAISSGPIRTLSARAISNFSLMLNMHQSSAPLKRNTTQNDVANAALYLLSDLSNGITGQIHYVDCGYSIMGIDK; from the coding sequence ATGCCAGGTAATAATATACAAAAAAATTTAGCCTTACTAACTGGCAAAAAGGGCGTTATACTTGGTGTAGCTAATTCAATGTCAATTGCTTGGAAAATTGCTGAACTATGCCATACTAATGGGGCTGAAATTGCTATAACATATCAAGATGATAAATTAAAAACACGTATAGAGCCATTAGTTGAAGCAACAAAATGTAGTATGTTTCAGTGCAATGTCAAAAAAACAGCGTCTATTGACGAATTATTTGATAATCTAGCAAATAATTGTGGTAAATTAGATTTTTTAGTACACTCCATCGCTTATACAGATAAGGAAGCACTTAAAGGACAATACATAAATACTTCTCAAGAGAACTTTCTTAATACGCTTGATATTTCGTGTTATTCTTTTACTTATTTAAGTAAAAAAGCAGCAAAGCTAATGAAGAATGGTGGAGACATACTGACTTTAACTTACTATGGCGCTCAAAAGGTTATACCTTCATATAATGTTATGGGAGTTGCTAAAGCTGCATTAGAAGCTAGTGTAAGATATATAGCAGCTGATTTAGGGCCACAAAATATCAGAGTAAATGCAATTTCATCTGGACCAATTAGAACTTTATCAGCAAGAGCAATTAGCAATTTTAGTTTAATGCTTAATATGCATCAGTCTTCTGCGCCACTAAAGCGAAATACTACTCAAAATGATGTTGCTAATGCCGCATTATATTTGCTAAGCGATCTAAGTAATGGTATTACTGGGCAAATACACTATGTTGATTGTGGTTATAGTATTATGGGAATAGATAAGTAA
- a CDS encoding BolA family protein — MTSIQEIQDKLSVISPEVMKINDVSPLHKGHIEYLGPKQVSHIHILIISNKFNGMTKVTRHRLINSLLKTEFQNGLHAVSIQALTPSEYTIESES, encoded by the coding sequence ATGACTTCTATACAAGAAATACAGGATAAATTATCTGTTATTAGTCCTGAAGTAATGAAAATTAATGATGTTAGTCCGCTACATAAAGGTCATATTGAATATTTAGGGCCTAAGCAAGTTTCACATATACATATACTTATCATATCAAACAAATTTAATGGTATGACTAAGGTAACAAGGCATAGATTAATTAATTCATTACTGAAAACAGAATTTCAAAATGGATTGCATGCTGTATCAATACAAGCCCTTACACCGTCAGAATATACTATTGAATCAGAAAGTTGA
- a CDS encoding Arm DNA-binding domain-containing protein encodes MKSITLKLTNKLIRKIKIPTKRTSTIQDKVEPELKLRISHTGRKTWSFEKKFRKEGIKIKIGVFPDLSIKEARKIARELKRLMTNGIDSREVKC; translated from the coding sequence ATGAAATCAATAACATTAAAGTTAACAAATAAGTTAATAAGAAAAATAAAAATTCCGACTAAAAGAACATCAACAATCCAGGATAAAGTTGAACCAGAACTTAAACTAAGAATATCACATACAGGAAGAAAAACATGGTCTTTTGAAAAAAAATTTAGAAAAGAAGGGATAAAAATAAAGATAGGAGTATTTCCAGATTTATCTATTAAAGAAGCCAGAAAAATAGCAAGAGAATTAAAGAGATTAATGACGAACGGAATAGATTCAAGAGAAGTAAAATGTTAA